The genomic DNA ACCTTCCGAAAAGATCACGAAGGTCCAGTGAACCAAGTGATCATACCTCAGGAGGAAGTTGTGGGTAAATGTGAGGCCTGTGGGTCTCTCCTGGGAATCATTATAGCAAAGGATGCGAATGGTCAGCCTGTGCTGAGCACGGCTGATGGTCGAGGGAGGTTTGTCCCCAAGTGGGTCTCCCCTGATCAGATGGACCCGGCCCAGAATTACgacacagaagacacagacCTGTCTGAGGAGCAGGTCTCGGCGGAGAGTGTGGGGAGTGCCCGCGAAGGTGGTGCTGGTGAGCAGGTGTCTGGTTTTGGCAAGCTGAGGAGAAGGAGTCTGAAGGGCGAGAGGCGCGATAACGCAGGACACGTCCTCGGCCCCTACGCACGGAGCCAGGACATCTGGTCGCAAAGACGGAACTCCTACTCCAAAATGAGGGTGGGCGTGGAGGAAGGCAACCTTCTGTGTGCCCAGACGTTACCCATGCCTCCCCAAGGTGTGACGCTTGCAATAGACTTGCAGCCCACTTTGGTACATACGACAGCTACAGCTAGCAGTTCTGGTATTCTGAAGGACACCTCCTCTCCCCAGTTACCCCTCAAATCAGCCTTGAAATCTTCCTCCAAGAACCAGCCCGGTGGGCAGCGTGTGCTGACGCTCCTGCCCTCGGTCCAGTATCGGCTTGTCCATCTGGACCAGGAGAAGGAAGGGAAACCTCACCACATAGAGCTCTCGGCCGACGAGCAGCTCACTGTGACGGCAGGAACCTCCTCCACGGGCCTGACCCCCTGTATCAAGTCTTCTCTCAGGTACACCACTGCcaaggtgacctctgacctcccatCTCAGGGATTATGGGATGCTTCCTCAGAGGAAATGACAGGTGAGTGAGGGAATCAACTCAGCTGTTTAGCTTGAATGGTGCCTTTTTCCTACCAGCTTTTCCCACCTCGTAGCGGTAGTTCTCAAATCTAGCCTTCCGATTCTTAAGTGGTTGTGCATTATTAGATTACCTTTTATGCTACGTTGTTATTGTGAACTATTCAACATGCTGGTTTCCTGCGTTCACCACATCCCAAATGATGAGAGGCTCATTAAACCTGCAGGGCTTCACTGATGACGCAAAGGAGAATTTGAAAAAAAGGCAGCTCAccgttgtttttttattaacagctcATTTGTGCGGAGAGGATCCCACGGGTGCCTGTGGTCCAGTCGTCCCTCTGGAGTGTCGGCCCGCTCTGCGCTGCGGGGGAGGGTCCAAAGCTGAGAACCTGAGGGCAGAGCTTCTCCGGGCAGAGCACCGCAAGGCCGAGGTCATGTGGGAGGACATGCCAGAGGGGGCTCGGTGGGTCTCATCTGTTAAGACCCTCTTAAGTCACTCATGTCCTCATTACTCACAGCAGTGCTAAAAAGATCCTATATCTCTTTCTGTACACTGATTTCTTTagttccagtttttttttttttttttagttaattgTGCGCTCCTTTTATAATCATATTCACTATCATTACACTCTTTGATAAGctactttttaaaagaaaattgTAATTTCAGCCCTTGTCCCCTCATTCAATTAATTGTGGTGGTTTCTATTTGTTTCCATGGGCACACTGGATCCTTGGTGTAATAATGGTTTCTATTTGTTTCCATGGGCACACTGTATCCTTGGTGTAATAATGGTTTCCATGGGCACACTGGATCCTTGGTGTAATAATGGTTTCCATGGGCACACTGGATCCTTGGTGTAATAATGGTTTCTATTTGTCTCCATGGGCACACTGGATCCTTGGTGTAATAATGGTTTCCATGGGCACACTGGATCCTTGGTGTAATAATGGTTTCTATTTGTCTCCATGGACACACTGGATCCTTGGTGTAATAATGGTTTCTATTTGTCTCCATGGGCACACTGGATCCTTGGTGTAATAATGGTTTCCATGGGCACACTGGATCCTTGGTGTAATAATGGTTTCCATGGGCACACTGGATCCTTGGTGTAATAATGGTTTCTATTTGTCTCCATGGGCACACTGGATCCTTGGTGTAATAATGGTTTCTATTTGTCTCCATGGGCACACTGGATCCTTGGTGTAATAATGGTTTCTATTTGTCTCCATGGGCACACTGGATCCTTGGTGTAATAATGGTTTCTATTTGTCTCCATGGGCACACTGGATCCTTGGTGTAATCACACTCAGGGGGGCCATGAATGAACAGGAGGGCAAATCCAAGCTCTCTTTGCGCCGCTTCTTCTCTGCTATGGGGCTCAACAGCGTGGGCAAGTTGGTGAAGGGGAACCGCTCCAGCAGCATGGACCACCTGTGCTCACCCTCGGCCCGGCACATAggccctccctctgtctcagccTCCGCCTCGGCCTCCCCCATACACCGCACCAGGACTCGACTGCAGAGGACCCCTTCCTTGCAGTCCCTGTACACggtgaggctcacacacacaaagctgtgtgTCTAATAACTGACGTGTGCATCTACACACCTTAAATGCTTAAACCATTCACATGGCTAGAGCATCAAATAAATTATGTTGAACAGAAATGCAATACTGAAATATCTAAGAATGCTCAAATCGTTAAGGTGCTGCAGATCATTTAAGACCATAGCAGTGTTTTCCAACTCAAATATATCGATTGCTTTGATGATGTTCTTGTTTACTCTTGAAGTAATAGGTGCTACAATACAACCACTAGGTGGATATTGACAACAGTGTTCATGATTGACTTAGTTGTAATTTCACTTTTCACCACCAGGAGTCTCCTCTGGCCCAATTGAGAAAAGTCTCCTCTGTGCAGAGTCTCCAATCCCCAAAGAGACCAAAAGAGCGTTCAACAATATTGGGACCAGTGCCCTATAATCTGGCTCAAAGGTATAGCTTTCAAAAACACgtctctgtgaatgtgtgtgtgtgcgtgtgtgtatgtttattagtgtgtgtgtgtgtgtgtgtgtattttcggAATTCTTATTTTTAAATACACATCAGAGGCTGATTTTTATCCACATTTCATCTGTCTTTTTTCCCTTAGGGAATTTGACCAAGATCCATGCCTCGGAGATCCGGAGGTCCCTCGTGGGCCCCAGGGACGTCTGGTTCAGGCTTACCCTGACGGAACCCTGCTGATAGAGTTGAGTCGGCCGGCTAATGGGCCCTTTGGATTTGTAATCTCCAGGGGTAAAGGTCGCCCAGGCTCAGGTAATGTTCCAAACAGCTCACCTTGGTGGCATACTGAAGCTCCAGTGCTAATCTAACCAGAAGATGGAATAAAGGTCTTTGCTGAGACCTTTGTTTAACACCTGGAATATCTTTGCTAAAATATGTAATAGGGGTTCTATCTGAACAACAGAATATTTAAAAGCTTAGTGTCTGACTATCCACTGTTTATATTTTTATTGGAAAGAACATAACTTCTGTTGCCTTAGATATCATTGGTCTACAGTGCATTATGGTGTTTACATATATTTAATATGCGGGTTTGAAAGTGTATTGCCTGGCAAAATTCAACTTGACATTAATATAAGCTGATGTTATTAGCCCACACGTAAGAAAAAGCCACCATTCAACATGGCCAGACTGGGTAGGCCAGCCAGGTTTCCCCAAAAAGACCTAAAAGCAGGGCATCCCAAATGAATAACTCAAgatgtctctgtttttcttcttaggTGTGTTTGTTGACCAGGTGGGAGACACCTCGGCGGACAGCATCTACACTGGGCTTCTGGGGGTTGGGGACGAGATTCTAGAGGTGAATGGGGAGATAGTGTCTGGCCTGTCTCTGGACCACGTGACCCGCCTCATGACCCGCGACAGCACGGCATCCATCCGGATCATCCCTCACCGCTGGATCCAGAGCTGAGGGGTGCCTCCACCGCTGCTCAGGGGCTGGGGGTGCTACCGTGAGGCTGCAggggagagatgaggatgaGAATGGGTAAATGATTATGGACAACTGTCAAAAGCTGTGCTGTTGTATGCTTGCACATATCTGGCATAATCAATAAATTCTATTTTTTGCTCCAAGTCGTAGACGTTTATTCTGCTGTCCGAGAATAGGGCGGATTTGTTTGTCAGCCTACCTAAAATACACACCTGCTACAATTATCTTATTGGgttgcattctctctcttttcacaagATGAAGCATACCCTACATTACATTGTGGCACAACCTTTTCAAGTGGCTGTGCAAATGACTGCATGATTggataaaaatgaataaatatgttcaacattttaaactaaacctactgattaaaaaaacaaacatatttctCATTCAGGGAATGTCCAGTGAAAAATAGTCCTGGTGTCTATGACCTGATTTTTCATTTGTGATAGGACAATTAGGACAAAATTCTGCGTTTTATAACACTTTttacaaaggagagaaaataGATATGAATTacagttattttttttgtattggccACTGTTGGTATCATTTTCGTGTGGATATTACAAATGGTCATTCGTCTAACACATCGGGGCTTAAACAGTATATTTCGGCATCTGAGCATTCATCAAGAATTGCCGACAAAGGGTAGATGTCTTATCAATTCTGCCACTTATGTGGAGAAGAAAGATAAACAATAGGATGATGCTTCAGCAGTGTGCCTTCTCCTGAATAGGCCTATGCTATGGCACCTCACGCAATATACCACCATGGTGATTTGCCATTGTTGATATCTGCCCGTTTTGATGGAGCGTTATCTCCCCAGCAAGTGTGGTCCCATGGGTTTATCCCTCTGATGCCTCTGAGAACGACACAATTTGACTAGCTCGTAAACACTGAACCATAAGCTGTTACGCTGCTGTTTGCAGCTTGttccattttttcccccaacagtTTCTGCTGTGTGACTTTACTATTATTATATCAGTAAAAAGAGATTAGGCTACTCATTTTAATACTGTGTCCTGACACAATCCTAAACTGTAGATGTCGTGTATTGATTTCTTAAACCCATGCATTATTATAATGTATTTGAAAATTAAAGTCATCATACGCACACCAGACGCGCATCTAAGGAGTTTATGAGGCGTTACTGTACCGCCTAGGTGTCTCCGCTGAATGAAGAATATTGAGACACGAGAATTTTTTTCTATATAACAAAATGTGTCTGCATTCTTGCCCATACCGAGACTTAAAGCTATTCGATACCTTTGATcatgttacattttatttgctttgaGGTTAATTTTTAAACAGGATTTTTATGTGGAggaattgtattttttttaataaatgcaAACCATAACGTTCAGTTCACTATTTCTGACAGCTCGTTGTAAAATGGGAACAATAACAATGAATGATTTCTCGTATAGGGGCTTAGACGCTTGTCGAGTATGAAATGGCCACGGCATGTTCGCTTATCTTGCCTTGCCATATTGCGCCCTTGTTCCGCTCCCTATGCCGCGCAGCGGGCTGGACTCGATGAGGAATTGCACAGACCTCACTTCCAGTTCCAGTCAGTAGCCTAGTTCACTAGCTCCAAAAAATCTTAGACATGGATGACCCCCAAACAAAATGGCTTCTTGCACATTAGAAGAAATATCGCGTCGGCATTTGTAAGTTCAAATGTTTAATTCTAATTACTTTTAACACGCACAGTATCAACTATTTTGGTCTTAAATTTGTCTATAATCTTGCGAATGTGTTATCAATAGCTGTTTATGTCCTTTGAAAAAACAGGCCTATGTGTAAGCTATGATTTGAACAATAAGGCCTATTATTTCTCTGTTCACTTTCGATGTTGTGGGTTTAAGGGATTTGTTATATTATAGTCATACAAATCTTTTTGGTAAACACAGCTATAAtcgaaatatttgttttctcttgaccAACACCGAATGGCACCCCAGCAAATCGTTCGTTCGTTTTCGCAACAAAAAGGAAATAATGTATAAGGACAAAACACCTTGATAGCACATGTGAAATAGGGTTAACAAAGTTTTATTACGGCAGTACGATTACAGCAAGTGTTTATAGGCGACACAAATTGTGCATTGTCCAAACAAAACTTCACATTAACACTAACTAAAAAGAAATTCATCCAACTTTCTGTTTTACATTCTACGGGCATGGGCAAGAAATCATCAAATGCCTACAAAATAATAGGTAAAATTAACAAAACGCA from Clupea harengus unplaced genomic scaffold, Ch_v2.0.2, whole genome shotgun sequence includes the following:
- the LOC122130890 gene encoding uncharacterized protein LOC122130890, which produces MAAKPDQSRGISTATFRKDHEGPVNQVIIPQEEVVGKCEACGSLLGIIIAKDANGQPVLSTADGRGRFVPKWVSPDQMDPAQNYDTEDTDLSEEQVSAESVGSAREGGAGEQVSGFGKLRRRSLKGERRDNAGHVLGPYARSQDIWSQRRNSYSKMRVGVEEGNLLCAQTLPMPPQGVTLAIDLQPTLVHTTATASSSGILKDTSSPQLPLKSALKSSSKNQPGGQRVLTLLPSVQYRLVHLDQEKEGKPHHIELSADEQLTVTAGTSSTGLTPCIKSSLRYTTAKVTSDLPSQGLWDASSEEMTAHLCGEDPTGACGPVVPLECRPALRCGGGSKAENLRAELLRAEHRKAEVMWEDMPEGARGAMNEQEGKSKLSLRRFFSAMGLNSVGKLVKGNRSSSMDHLCSPSARHIGPPSVSASASASPIHRTRTRLQRTPSLQSLYTESPLAQLRKVSSVQSLQSPKRPKERSTILGPVPYNLAQREFDQDPCLGDPEVPRGPQGRLVQAYPDGTLLIELSRPANGPFGFVISRGKGRPGSGVFVDQVGDTSADSIYTGLLGVGDEILEVNGEIVSGLSLDHVTRLMTRDSTASIRIIPHRWIQS